The following proteins come from a genomic window of Lolium rigidum isolate FL_2022 chromosome 5, APGP_CSIRO_Lrig_0.1, whole genome shotgun sequence:
- the LOC124651457 gene encoding uncharacterized protein LOC124651457: MPSPCPYTTGSRAAPPAAAPRFFIWKGTYIEHLKSSGIMAADPSGVFEGQIKSAPAVASSDSLAEVLNQLRQVNEGIPNINTGLAEARMAYMGVFCTPRITRMIVLSLFYVWLGCTLAKFIQM; encoded by the exons ATGCCCTCGCCCTGCCCGTATACAACCGGATCGCGCGCTGCCCCACCAGCTGCAGCTCCCAG GTTCTTCATATGGAAGGGCACATATATTGAGCACCTAAAGTCATCGGGGATAATGGCAGCAGATCCATCTGGCGTCTTTGAAGGCCAGATCAAGTCTGCACCTGCTGTGGCGTCATCAGACAGCTTGGCAGAGGTGCTTAATCAGCTCCGCCAGGTGAACGAGGGCATACCCAACATAAACACCGGTTTAGCTGAGGCAAGAATGGCTTACATGGGTGTTTTCTGCACTCCAAGGATAACCAGGATGATTGTGTTGTCCCTGTTCTATGTTTGGCTTGGCTGCACTCTCGCTAAGTTCATCCAGATGTGA
- the LOC124654743 gene encoding cinnamoyl-CoA reductase 1-like, protein MPGVAGETVCVTGAGGYIASWLVKLLLARGYTVHGTVRDLGEKKTGHLRSLEKASENLKLFKADLLDYEAMTAAIAGCQGVFHVASPVPSANLTDPEVEVVRPAVVGTKNVLEAASAAKVRRVVVVSSIVAVDINPKGWPTDKIKDENSWSDVEFCRNNEEWYSVSKITAEKAAHEYAQRTGLDVVTLNPAVVFGPLLQPTVNASSQFLIYFLKGGPDRMRDKLWHIVDVRDTADALLLLYEAPEASGRHICAPHIITAQNLRELLKSTYPEYPHITKDSIDDMEHPAPMTTDKLKKLGWSCRSLEETIADTVEFCHQSGFLDDVEGAAPWRFPPLYNKI, encoded by the exons ATGCCAGGAGTTGCAGGGGAGACGGTGTGCGTCACCGGCGCCGGCGGGTATATCGCGTCGTGGCTCGTGAAGCTCCTCCTCGCCCGCGGCTACACCGTCCACGGCACGGTCCGCGACCTCG GTGAGAAGAAGACCGGCCATCTGAGGTCGTTAGAGAAGGCTTCTGAAAATCTCAAGCTTTTCAAGGCCGATCTCCTCGATTACGAAGCGATGACGGCTGCCATAGCGGGATGCCAGGGGGTTTTCCACGTCGCCTCTCCGGTTCCTTCCGCGAATCTGACTGATCCGGAG GTTGAAGTTGTGCGTCCTGCTGTCGTTGGTACCAAAAATGTACTGGAGGCTGCATCGGCCGCCAAAGTTCGGCGAGTGGTTGTTGTTTCATCCATAGTTGCCGTCGATATCAACCCCAAAGGTTGGCCCACAGACAAGATCAAGGATGAAAACAGCTGGTCAGACGTAGAATTTTGCAGGAACAACGAG GAATGGTATTCTGTTTCCAAGATCACAGCGGAGAAGGCAGCGCATGAATACGCACAGCGGACCGGCTTGGACGTGGTCACTCTGAACCCAGCGGTGGTGTTTGGTCCCCTGCTGCAGCCAACGGTGAACGCGAGCAGCCAGTTCCTCATCTACTTCCTCAAAG GAGGACCTGACCGGATGAGGGACAAGCTATGGCACATCGTGGACGTGCGCGACACCGCCGATGCTCTGCTTCTGCTCTACGAGGCGCCTGAGGCCTCCGGCAGGCACATCTGCGCGCCACATATCATCACCGCCCAGAACCTGAGGGAGCTGCTGAAGAGCACGTACCCTGAATACCCTCACATCACCAA GGACAGCATCGATGACATGGAACACCCGGCGCCGATGACCACTGAcaagctgaagaagctggggtggAGCTGCCGGTCGCTAGAGGAGACCATCGCGGACACCGTAGAGTTCTGCCATCAAAGTGGGTTCCTAGACGATGTGGAGGGGGCGGCGCCATGGCGTTTCCCTCCTCTTTACAACAAGATTTAG
- the LOC124654495 gene encoding cinnamoyl-CoA reductase 1-like, whose translation MTGVEKNAEESGKTVCVTGAGGFIGSWLVKLLLSRGYTVHGTVRDLGDSKTSYLRRLDNAADNLKLLKADLLDYDAMAAAIAGCQGVFHVATPVPSEKITDPELQMLGPAVTGTTNVLKAASAANVQRVVVVSSMVAVEINPKDWPHGKIRDESCWSDQEFCRSIESWYPVAKIAAEAAALKYGRETGLDVVTLNPSLVFGPMLQPTVNTSNQFLIYFLKGGPDLIWDKLWHIVDVRDVADALLMLYEAPGAAGRHICAPHFITARELLGLLKSMYPGYPYIAVENICDVDHPAPMTSGKLEKLGWSCRTMRDTIADAVDFCREAGFLEDAADGAPCRFPHVLNKV comes from the exons ATGACGGGTGTCGAGAAAAACGCGGAGGAGAGCGGGAAGACAGTGTGTGTCACCGGCGCCGGCGGGTTTATAGGGTCGTGGCTCGTGAAGCTGCTCCTCTCCCGCGGCTACACCGTCCATGGCACCGTCCGCGACCTCG GTGATAGCAAGACTTCCTATCTCAGGCGCTTAGATAATGCTGCTGACAACCTCAAGCTTCTCAAGGCTGATCTCCTGGACTATGATGCAATGGCAGCTGCCATAGCGGGATGCCAGGGAGTTTTCCATGTCGCCACTCCTGTTCCTTCGGAAAAGATAACTGATCCAGAG CTACAAATGTTGGGCCCTGCTGTTACTGGCACCACCAATGTGCTCAAGGCCGCATCTGCTGCAAATGTCCAGCGAGTGGTCGTGGTATCATCCATGGTCGCCGTTGAGATCAACCCGAAAGACTGGCCGCATGGCAAAATCAGGGACGAGAGCTGCTGGTCAGACCAAGAATTTTGCAGGAGCATCGAG AGCTGGTACCCTGTTGCCAAGATCGCGGCAGAGGCGGCGGCGCTCAAGTACGGGCGAGAAACCGGGCTCGACGTGGTGACTCTCAACCCGTCGCTGGTGTTTGGTCCCATGCTCCAGCCGACGGTTAACACCAGCAACCAGTTCCTCATCTACTTCCTCAAAG GAGGCCCTGATTTGATATGGGACAAGCTGTGGCACATCGTCGACGTCCGCGACGTCGCGGATGCGCTGCTCATGCTCTACGAGGCGCCCGGAGCCGCCGGCCGGCACATCTGCGCGCCTCACTTCATCACCGCCCGGGAACTGCTGGGGTTGCTCAAGAGCATGTACCCTGGGTACCCCTACATAGCCGT GGAGAACATATGTGACGTGGATCACCCGGCTCCGATGACCTCCGGCAAGCTAGAGAAACTGGGGTGGAGCTGCCGGACGATGAGGGACACGATCGCGGACGCCGTCGACTTCTGCCGGGAGGCTGGGTTTCTTGAGGATGCGGCGGATGGCGCGCCATGCCGTTTCCCCCATGTTTTAAACAAAGTTTAG